From the genome of Variovorax sp. RA8, one region includes:
- a CDS encoding Cd(II)/Pb(II)-responsive transcriptional regulator, translated as MPVAIPPAQQGYRIGDAAARSGLSATNIRYYEKEGLVEPQARGDNSYRLYTDADVHRLRFIRLCRAMDMSLDEVRALLGLDLRSKADCAAASVALDAHLGHVRERLRELRSLEKDLIALRDCCDGSDAQCHIIEALHARADAQPAGEAPGTRATRHV; from the coding sequence ATGCCTGTCGCAATCCCGCCCGCCCAACAGGGTTACCGCATCGGCGATGCCGCCGCGAGGAGCGGCCTGAGCGCCACCAACATCCGCTACTACGAGAAGGAAGGCCTGGTCGAGCCGCAGGCGCGCGGCGACAACAGCTACCGGCTGTACACCGATGCCGACGTGCACCGGCTGCGCTTCATCCGCCTGTGCCGCGCGATGGACATGTCGCTGGACGAGGTGCGCGCGCTGCTCGGGCTGGACCTGCGCAGCAAGGCGGACTGCGCCGCGGCGAGCGTGGCGCTCGATGCGCACCTGGGCCATGTGCGGGAGCGCCTGCGCGAGCTTCGGTCGCTCGAGAAGGACTTGATCGCCCTGCGCGACTGCTGCGACGGCAGCGATGCGCAATGCCACATCATCGAGGCGCTGCACGCGCGTGCCGATGCGCAGCCCGCAGGCGAGGCACCGGGGACGCGGGCCACCCGCCACGTTTGA
- a CDS encoding P1 family peptidase, with protein MSQQPSPSPCSSSTAPNAGAITDVAGIEVGHFSDPRRPTGCTVILAREGAVAGVDVRGAAPGTRETDLLAPGNLVQQVHAVMLAGGSAWGLAAAEGAMRWLEERGIGLDVRFGTLPIVPAAVLFDLPVGDARIRPDAAAGYAACESASTAVPAEGNVGAGSGALVGKLFGLHRAMKGGIGSASVTVNGVTVGALIACNALGDVLDPDTAQVVAGARTEDGGALLDTRRALLRGELPQPLLAGTNTTLGVIATDARLTKVQANRLAAVAHDGLARAINPVHTMSDGDTLFALATGRVPLEGDAPGMTVLGTMAAEVVARATLRAVRAARTVRIGERVFPGASELG; from the coding sequence ATGTCCCAGCAGCCTTCTCCCTCCCCCTGTTCCTCTTCCACGGCGCCGAACGCGGGCGCCATCACCGACGTCGCCGGCATCGAGGTCGGCCATTTCAGCGATCCGCGTCGCCCCACCGGTTGCACCGTGATCCTGGCGCGCGAAGGCGCAGTGGCCGGCGTGGACGTGCGCGGCGCCGCGCCCGGCACGCGTGAGACCGATCTGCTCGCACCCGGCAATTTGGTCCAGCAGGTGCATGCCGTGATGCTCGCCGGCGGCAGCGCCTGGGGCCTGGCCGCGGCCGAGGGCGCGATGCGCTGGCTGGAGGAGCGCGGCATCGGCCTCGACGTGCGCTTCGGCACCCTGCCGATCGTGCCCGCCGCCGTGCTGTTCGACCTGCCTGTCGGCGATGCGCGCATCCGTCCCGATGCCGCTGCTGGCTACGCGGCCTGCGAGTCCGCGTCGACGGCGGTCCCCGCCGAAGGCAATGTCGGCGCCGGCAGCGGCGCGCTGGTGGGCAAGCTCTTCGGTCTGCACCGCGCGATGAAGGGCGGGATCGGCAGTGCCTCGGTCACCGTCAACGGCGTGACTGTCGGCGCGCTGATTGCCTGCAACGCGCTCGGCGATGTGCTCGACCCGGATACCGCGCAGGTCGTGGCCGGCGCGCGCACCGAGGACGGAGGGGCCTTGCTCGACACGCGCCGCGCCCTGCTGCGCGGCGAGCTGCCGCAGCCGCTGCTGGCAGGCACCAACACCACGCTGGGCGTGATCGCGACCGACGCCCGGCTCACCAAGGTCCAGGCCAACCGGCTCGCGGCCGTGGCCCACGACGGCCTGGCGCGCGCGATCAACCCGGTGCACACCATGAGCGATGGAGACACCCTGTTCGCGCTCGCCACCGGGCGCGTTCCGCTCGAGGGCGATGCACCGGGGATGACGGTGCTGGGCACGATGGCTGCCGAGGTCGTGGCACGGGCGACGCTGCGGGCGGTGCGGGCGGCACGCACAGTGCGGATCGGAGAAAGGGTCTTCCCGGGCGCCTCGGAGCTGGGCTGA
- a CDS encoding glycerophosphodiester phosphodiesterase, giving the protein MKLPSCVPWLLTASLLAACSALAPGPRQAFDLQAHRGGRALAPENTLAAFDNAMDIGVSTLELDIGLTADGVVVISHDTVLNPDHTRDANGAFLPAKGPAIRTLTFSQLQAYDVGRIDPATPYGKQFALQVPRDGERIPALAALFDRVRARNATQVRFNIETKLDPARPDETAAPDLMVRSLLAEIDKAGMGPRVTVQSFDWRTLALVGQWAPQLQRAYLTTGRTLRDPRWTSGLRLEDFGSAPRLVKAAAGTAPGKVTWSPAFNDLTAAQVREAQALGFQVVPWTVNQRADMARLMDWQVDGIITDDPALLRDLMRERGLALPPPSKP; this is encoded by the coding sequence ATGAAGCTCCCCTCCTGCGTGCCATGGCTGCTCACCGCTTCGCTGCTCGCCGCCTGCTCGGCGTTGGCGCCCGGTCCCCGGCAAGCCTTCGACCTTCAAGCCCACCGCGGCGGCCGCGCGCTCGCGCCGGAAAACACGCTGGCGGCCTTCGACAACGCAATGGACATTGGCGTCAGCACGCTCGAACTCGACATCGGCCTCACTGCCGACGGCGTGGTGGTGATCTCGCACGACACGGTGCTCAACCCCGACCACACGCGCGACGCGAATGGCGCCTTCCTTCCGGCCAAGGGCCCGGCGATCCGCACTCTGACGTTCTCGCAGCTGCAGGCCTACGACGTCGGCCGCATCGACCCCGCGACCCCCTACGGCAAGCAGTTCGCGCTGCAGGTGCCGCGCGACGGCGAGCGCATCCCGGCCCTGGCTGCGCTCTTCGATCGGGTGCGTGCGCGCAACGCCACGCAGGTCCGCTTCAACATCGAGACCAAGCTCGATCCGGCGCGCCCCGACGAGACCGCGGCACCGGATCTGATGGTGCGCTCGCTGCTGGCCGAGATCGACAAGGCGGGCATGGGCCCGCGCGTGACCGTGCAGAGCTTCGACTGGCGCACGCTGGCGCTGGTCGGCCAGTGGGCGCCGCAGCTGCAGCGCGCCTACCTCACGACCGGCCGCACGCTCAGGGACCCGCGCTGGACCTCGGGCCTGCGGCTCGAGGATTTCGGCTCGGCGCCGCGCCTGGTGAAGGCTGCCGCCGGCACGGCCCCGGGCAAGGTGACCTGGTCGCCGGCCTTCAACGACCTCACGGCCGCGCAGGTCCGGGAGGCACAGGCGCTGGGGTTCCAGGTCGTGCCCTGGACGGTCAACCAGCGCGCCGACATGGCGAGGTTGATGGACTGGCAGGTGGACGGCATCATCACCGACGACCCTGCGCTGCTGCGCGACCTGATGCGCGAGCGCGGGCTGGCGCTTCCGCCGCCCTCGAAGCCCTGA
- a CDS encoding cation transporter: MSANCCEHDHDHEHLSAADTPRYRRVLWVALALNALMFAVEIGAGFRSGSVSLLADAIDFFGDAANYGVTLAVLSMGLAWRARAAVLKGLSMLGFGLFVAGKTFWSATQGLPPEALTMGLVGALALGVNVAVALLLYAFREGDANMRSVWLCSRNDAIGNVAVMLAALGVFGTGSAWPDLAVAAVMAALALSGGWSVLRQARGELGRADAAQAKRA; this comes from the coding sequence ATGTCTGCGAACTGCTGCGAACACGATCACGACCATGAACACCTTTCGGCCGCCGACACGCCGCGCTATCGGCGTGTGCTCTGGGTGGCGCTGGCGCTCAATGCCCTCATGTTCGCGGTCGAGATCGGCGCCGGCTTCCGTTCGGGTTCGGTGTCCCTCCTGGCCGATGCGATCGACTTCTTCGGCGACGCCGCCAACTACGGCGTCACGCTGGCGGTACTGTCGATGGGCCTCGCCTGGCGCGCCCGCGCCGCCGTGCTCAAGGGGCTCAGCATGCTGGGCTTCGGCCTCTTCGTGGCCGGCAAGACCTTCTGGTCGGCAACGCAGGGCCTGCCGCCCGAGGCGCTGACCATGGGGCTGGTGGGCGCGCTGGCCCTGGGCGTGAACGTGGCCGTCGCACTGCTGCTCTACGCCTTCCGCGAGGGCGATGCCAACATGCGCAGCGTATGGCTGTGCTCGCGCAACGATGCCATCGGCAACGTGGCGGTGATGCTCGCGGCGCTCGGCGTCTTCGGCACCGGCTCGGCCTGGCCCGACCTGGCGGTCGCGGCGGTGATGGCGGCGCTGGCCCTCAGCGGCGGCTGGTCGGTGCTGCGGCAGGCGCGCGGCGAGCTGGGCCGCGCGGACGCCGCGCAAGCGAAGCGGGCCTGA